Proteins from a genomic interval of Symmachiella macrocystis:
- a CDS encoding DUF1553 domain-containing protein, protein MRLPEQKLRFPSLIMCCGMALLLAQCPVAWGGQEIGNPSQLVMKPAQVQLNGARATQQLQVSGILSENNVRDLTGAAQFTSSNEAIVKVVDGVALPVANGTAEITATAGGQTAKIAVTVAGMETPSPVSFKNGTIAALSKAGCNMGACHGSPSGKAGFRLSLRGYDPALDIVTLRTEFFGRRTNAMAPEESLILTKPLMQVAHGGGRRLRKSEPAYKILRDWIGEGLRLDPESAPEVVKVEVFPSKRVFQPGSDRQQLRVDAHFSDGTVRDVTAIAVYSSSNESVATVGDAGLVSKHTRGESAVLVRYLDKMETSYITFLDDVEGFAWNNPPENNFVDSLVFAKLNQLQILPSELCSDEEFLRRAYLDTTGRLPTIEESQAFLSRSEENKRALLIDHLLDTDDFASYWTLKWGDILRSNSKKLNAKGVHKFRRWIYDAVRTDKPIDQFTRELLTAQGSVFENPPANYWRASRDPLDATETTAQLFLGIRIQCAKCHNHPFEKWTQDNYYGIGAVFARVGRKTGFEKDDEIIFVSNSGEVKQPRTGQTMKPHLLLKGDVDVPEGQDRREVFAEWLTAADNPFFAKVAVNRIWGHLMGRGIVEPVDDFRDSNPPSNAPLLDKLAEDFIANNYSRKWAIRTIMNSRTYQLSSRKNDFNDTDEIYNSHAGTRMLSAEQLLDAICQVTSVPENFKGLPVGFRAVELPDPPTDHYFLKIFGQPQREMACACERSNESNLSQALQMINGPVVHNKLRDDKGRIAAAIAAGKDNATIITELYLAALSRQPAEEELAAAIKHVGETKDKERRMTLEDVGWALLNSKEFLFQH, encoded by the coding sequence ATGCGGCTGCCCGAACAGAAACTCCGGTTTCCGTCCCTGATCATGTGCTGTGGTATGGCCCTGCTTTTGGCCCAATGCCCTGTTGCTTGGGGCGGACAAGAGATCGGCAATCCGTCCCAACTCGTCATGAAACCGGCACAGGTCCAACTCAACGGTGCCCGGGCGACACAGCAACTGCAGGTGTCGGGTATTCTCTCTGAAAACAACGTCCGGGATTTGACGGGGGCTGCCCAGTTCACGTCGTCCAACGAAGCCATCGTCAAAGTCGTTGACGGTGTTGCTCTGCCAGTCGCCAACGGAACGGCGGAAATCACCGCAACCGCTGGCGGACAAACTGCTAAAATCGCCGTCACTGTTGCGGGAATGGAAACCCCTTCACCAGTCAGCTTCAAAAACGGCACCATCGCCGCCCTCTCCAAAGCGGGTTGCAACATGGGGGCCTGCCACGGTTCTCCCTCGGGTAAAGCCGGTTTTCGGTTGTCGTTGCGTGGTTATGATCCCGCCCTCGATATCGTCACGCTTCGCACCGAATTCTTCGGCCGCCGCACCAATGCGATGGCTCCGGAAGAAAGTCTGATTCTCACCAAACCGCTGATGCAAGTTGCCCATGGCGGCGGACGACGACTACGCAAATCTGAACCCGCTTACAAAATCCTCCGCGACTGGATTGGTGAAGGATTGCGGCTCGATCCCGAATCCGCTCCGGAAGTCGTCAAAGTCGAAGTCTTCCCTAGCAAACGCGTCTTCCAACCCGGCAGCGACCGCCAACAACTCCGCGTCGATGCACACTTCAGTGATGGCACCGTCCGCGACGTCACAGCCATTGCCGTGTACAGTTCGTCCAATGAATCGGTCGCCACGGTGGGTGACGCCGGTCTGGTCTCCAAACATACACGGGGCGAGTCCGCCGTGTTGGTCCGCTATTTGGACAAGATGGAGACCTCTTACATCACCTTCCTGGATGACGTCGAAGGGTTTGCCTGGAATAATCCTCCCGAAAACAACTTCGTCGATTCGCTGGTCTTCGCCAAACTGAACCAACTACAAATCCTGCCATCGGAGCTTTGTTCGGATGAGGAATTTCTCCGCCGTGCCTATTTGGATACGACAGGACGGCTCCCCACGATCGAAGAATCGCAAGCTTTCCTCAGCCGTTCGGAGGAAAACAAACGCGCACTACTGATCGACCATTTGTTGGACACCGACGATTTTGCCTCGTACTGGACGCTCAAATGGGGCGACATCCTGCGGTCCAACAGTAAAAAGCTCAACGCCAAAGGCGTGCACAAATTCCGCCGTTGGATTTATGACGCTGTCCGTACCGACAAACCCATTGATCAATTCACGCGGGAACTGCTAACCGCACAGGGAAGCGTTTTTGAGAACCCGCCGGCTAACTATTGGCGGGCCAGCCGCGATCCGTTGGATGCCACCGAAACTACGGCGCAACTTTTCCTCGGCATTCGCATTCAATGTGCCAAATGCCACAACCATCCCTTCGAGAAGTGGACGCAGGACAATTACTACGGCATCGGCGCCGTCTTCGCCCGCGTCGGTCGCAAGACCGGTTTTGAGAAGGACGACGAGATCATCTTCGTCAGCAACTCCGGTGAGGTCAAACAACCTCGGACCGGACAAACCATGAAGCCGCACCTGTTGCTCAAGGGGGACGTCGATGTTCCCGAGGGTCAGGATCGCCGCGAAGTCTTCGCCGAATGGCTGACTGCTGCGGACAATCCCTTCTTCGCCAAGGTGGCCGTCAATCGCATTTGGGGACACCTGATGGGACGAGGCATCGTCGAACCGGTCGATGACTTCCGCGATTCCAATCCCCCCTCGAACGCACCGCTGCTGGACAAGTTGGCCGAAGATTTCATTGCGAATAACTACAGCCGCAAATGGGCGATTCGCACGATCATGAACAGCCGGACCTACCAGCTCAGTTCGCGGAAAAACGATTTCAACGACACCGACGAAATCTACAACTCGCACGCCGGTACCCGCATGCTCAGCGCCGAGCAGTTGCTCGACGCGATTTGCCAAGTGACGTCGGTTCCGGAAAACTTCAAAGGGCTGCCGGTCGGCTTCCGTGCCGTCGAATTGCCCGATCCGCCCACCGATCACTACTTCTTGAAGATCTTCGGCCAACCGCAACGCGAAATGGCCTGTGCCTGCGAACGCAGCAACGAATCGAACCTGTCGCAAGCACTGCAGATGATCAACGGACCGGTCGTGCACAACAAGTTGCGTGACGACAAAGGCCGCATCGCCGCAGCCATCGCCGCCGGCAAAGACAATGCCACGATCATCACCGAGTTGTACCTGGCTGCCCTCAGCCGGCAACCCGCCGAAGAAGAATTGGCCGCCGCCATCAAACATGTCGGTGAAACCAAGGACAAAGAGCGCCGCATGACGTTGGAAGACGTCGGCTGGGCATTGTTGAACTCGAAGGAATTCTTGTTCCAACACTAA
- the pruA gene encoding L-glutamate gamma-semialdehyde dehydrogenase, with amino-acid sequence MARTKKTDPGKAVEETTQRIGRQIFAQLERRTPSIFERRWWDDRILSWAMSDESVKVQMFRFIDVLPMLHTRESITRHLQEYFDEVRTHFPKTVRLALDVSQPDSLLGRALAFGARSNARRMAERFIAGTTVDEVLTSVSQLRRRGFAFSLDLLGEAVISENEAELYQQAYLDLIAGLAPTVNEWQENSKIDVDPQGPVPRINVSLKLSALYSQFKPIDPAGTSAGVKERLRPILRQARENHGYVHVDMEHYAYKDLTIEIFKQVLMEPEFRDYSDVGIVIQAYLPDAERDLTDLIKWSKKRGTPVWVRLVKGAYWDFETVHAQAANWPIPVYQQKWQSDAAFERCTRLLMENHELLRPAFGSHNLRSLSHAIGWAEELGIPKNAFEIQMLYGMGGEPAQLFAEQGYRVRAYTPFGEMIPGMAYLVRRLLENTSNDSFLRASFAEDVSVENLLMKPDDVGAAAPPLEEIPMPEFVNEPLTDFSRPESRDAMQHAIDEVESQLGEDYPLVIGGRRIDTREMIISRNPADSAQVVGKVASATDDDVLNAIDAARDAFRLWAATEANYRAEYVELIADKIRERRFELAAWMVFECGKPWADADADVAEAIDFCNYYAGHMRTLAEPQQCDVPGEENSYFYKPRGVVAVIAPWNFPLAILTGMTAAAIVAGNTVIMKPAEQSSVIASKLMEIIEDVGIDRGVVNYLPGVGEDIGADLVGSPDISLIAFTGSQEVGLAINEQASAADDRQQSVKRVIAEMGGKNAIIVDEDADLDEAVVGVMHSAFGYSGQKCSACSRVIVHEAAYDDFLQRLVGATESLKIGNPTDPATAVGPVIDEEAQQRILETISEAKEEEIEVALECDLGDLAESGYYVPPTIFCDVDPDSTLAQEEIFGPVLAVIRAADIDQALDIANGTRYALTGGVFSRSPETLKRVRQRFDVGNLYLNRGITGAMVNRQPFGGFRMSGIGSKTGGPDYLQQFLLPVNVTENTMRRGFAPEPDAEK; translated from the coding sequence GTGGCAAGGACGAAGAAAACTGATCCCGGCAAAGCCGTCGAAGAGACGACGCAACGGATCGGTCGGCAAATATTCGCACAATTGGAGCGGCGGACGCCCTCGATTTTTGAGCGGCGGTGGTGGGACGACCGTATCCTCTCGTGGGCCATGTCCGACGAGTCGGTGAAGGTACAGATGTTCCGCTTCATCGACGTGCTGCCGATGCTGCACACGCGGGAATCGATCACGCGGCATCTGCAGGAGTATTTCGACGAGGTCCGCACACATTTCCCCAAAACCGTTCGATTGGCGCTCGATGTCAGCCAACCCGATTCGTTGCTGGGACGGGCATTGGCCTTTGGGGCGCGAAGCAATGCGCGGCGGATGGCCGAGCGGTTTATCGCCGGGACGACGGTTGATGAAGTATTGACCTCCGTCAGCCAACTCCGCCGCCGCGGTTTCGCCTTTTCGCTCGATTTGCTGGGCGAAGCGGTGATCAGCGAGAACGAAGCGGAACTGTACCAGCAGGCCTATTTGGACCTGATTGCCGGTTTGGCGCCAACGGTCAATGAGTGGCAAGAGAACTCAAAGATAGACGTCGACCCGCAGGGACCGGTGCCGCGGATCAATGTCTCCCTCAAATTGTCCGCCCTGTACAGCCAATTCAAACCGATCGATCCAGCCGGAACCAGCGCCGGGGTCAAGGAGCGGCTGCGGCCGATTTTGCGACAGGCCCGTGAAAACCACGGCTATGTGCATGTCGATATGGAGCACTATGCCTATAAGGATCTCACGATCGAGATCTTCAAACAGGTGCTGATGGAGCCGGAGTTCCGCGACTATTCCGATGTGGGAATCGTGATTCAGGCCTATTTGCCCGATGCTGAACGGGACCTGACCGACTTGATCAAGTGGTCCAAAAAACGGGGCACGCCGGTTTGGGTGCGTTTGGTCAAGGGGGCGTATTGGGATTTCGAAACGGTGCATGCCCAAGCCGCCAATTGGCCGATTCCGGTCTATCAACAAAAGTGGCAATCGGACGCCGCTTTCGAGCGCTGCACGCGGTTGTTGATGGAAAATCACGAGTTACTCCGTCCGGCATTCGGCAGCCATAACTTGCGGAGCTTGTCGCACGCGATCGGCTGGGCCGAAGAGTTGGGCATCCCGAAAAACGCCTTTGAAATTCAGATGCTGTACGGCATGGGCGGCGAGCCGGCGCAGCTGTTTGCCGAGCAAGGATATCGCGTGCGGGCTTATACGCCCTTCGGCGAGATGATACCCGGCATGGCCTATTTGGTGCGGCGATTATTAGAAAACACCTCAAACGATTCGTTCCTCCGGGCGAGTTTTGCGGAAGACGTTTCGGTGGAGAATTTGCTGATGAAACCTGATGATGTCGGCGCTGCGGCGCCACCGCTGGAAGAGATCCCGATGCCGGAATTCGTGAACGAACCACTGACCGACTTTAGCCGCCCCGAATCCCGCGACGCCATGCAACATGCGATCGATGAAGTGGAATCGCAATTGGGCGAAGATTATCCGTTGGTGATCGGCGGACGGCGGATTGATACGCGGGAAATGATTATCTCGCGCAATCCCGCCGATAGTGCACAGGTGGTGGGTAAAGTCGCCTCAGCAACCGACGACGATGTGCTAAACGCCATCGATGCGGCCCGCGATGCATTTCGCCTGTGGGCGGCGACCGAGGCGAACTATCGGGCGGAATATGTGGAATTGATCGCGGACAAAATACGCGAGCGGCGTTTTGAACTGGCCGCCTGGATGGTGTTCGAATGCGGCAAACCATGGGCCGACGCGGATGCCGATGTCGCCGAAGCGATCGACTTTTGCAATTACTACGCCGGCCACATGCGGACTTTGGCCGAGCCGCAGCAATGCGACGTGCCGGGTGAAGAGAACTCCTATTTCTACAAGCCGCGCGGCGTGGTGGCCGTCATCGCACCGTGGAATTTTCCGCTGGCCATTTTGACCGGCATGACCGCCGCGGCCATCGTCGCCGGGAATACCGTGATCATGAAACCGGCCGAACAATCCTCTGTGATCGCCTCGAAGTTGATGGAGATCATTGAGGATGTGGGGATTGATCGCGGCGTGGTCAATTATCTCCCCGGTGTCGGCGAGGATATTGGGGCGGACTTGGTCGGAAGTCCCGATATTTCGCTAATTGCTTTTACCGGTTCACAAGAAGTCGGTTTGGCGATCAACGAACAAGCTTCGGCGGCTGACGACCGGCAACAAAGCGTGAAGCGGGTGATTGCGGAAATGGGGGGCAAAAACGCCATCATCGTCGACGAGGATGCCGACTTAGACGAAGCGGTCGTTGGCGTGATGCATAGCGCCTTTGGATACTCGGGCCAAAAGTGCTCCGCCTGTTCGCGGGTGATTGTGCACGAAGCGGCCTACGATGATTTTCTGCAACGGTTGGTCGGTGCGACGGAGAGTTTGAAAATCGGCAATCCGACTGATCCGGCAACAGCGGTCGGACCGGTGATTGATGAAGAAGCACAGCAGCGGATCCTAGAAACGATTTCCGAAGCCAAGGAAGAGGAGATCGAAGTCGCGCTCGAATGCGATCTGGGTGATTTGGCCGAGTCGGGCTATTACGTTCCGCCCACGATTTTCTGCGATGTCGATCCCGATTCGACCTTGGCCCAGGAAGAAATCTTCGGCCCCGTGTTAGCGGTCATTCGCGCAGCTGATATTGACCAAGCACTCGACATCGCCAACGGCACGCGGTACGCCCTAACCGGCGGCGTCTTTTCCCGCAGCCCGGAAACGCTCAAACGCGTCCGGCAGCGGTTTGACGTGGGCAACTTGTATTTGAACCGCGGCATCACGGGAGCCATGGTCAACCGTCAACCCTTCGGCGGCTTCCGCATGTCAGGCATCGGCTCAAAAACGGGCGGCCCGGATTACCTGCAACAATTCCTGCTGCCGGTGAACGTGACGGAAAACACGATGCGGCGCGGCTTCGCGCCGGAGCCGGATGCGGAGAAGTAG
- a CDS encoding aldo/keto reductase translates to MPSPNGELKRREFLKSGVVLGGATTAMSGGIFSSQACAADKGKAADQATAMPVKAFGKTGWKMPVLGMGGSAMIKQWNKEYGVGVLPLEDRVAMVRYAYDRGVRYFDTARVYAESESIMGQGLKGVRENVYLATKIADPRPTHTRASLEKSLKELQTDYVDCAQIHSPAIEKAGFAGAMKIHEQLLKLKDEGLVRFIGLTTHVAFEEVAKLVATGGFDQVLLAYAYFNRGLDTMLSHRNLQHRAVCLAKAHELGMGIVSMKVMGAGVFSHNSGNVVPGFAANRLPQLPGAAIRWVLNDERISMLNIGISIPQDIDDNIAVLSENLKLTNKDRRLLAEFSGEAYEAKPFSEMKTV, encoded by the coding sequence ATGCCATCACCCAACGGAGAGCTGAAACGCCGTGAATTCCTGAAGTCGGGAGTGGTCCTCGGTGGAGCGACGACCGCGATGTCCGGTGGGATTTTTTCGTCTCAGGCCTGTGCAGCGGACAAGGGGAAAGCCGCTGACCAAGCCACCGCGATGCCCGTCAAAGCCTTCGGAAAAACGGGATGGAAGATGCCGGTTTTGGGCATGGGCGGCTCGGCGATGATCAAGCAATGGAACAAGGAATATGGCGTCGGCGTGCTGCCGTTGGAAGACCGGGTCGCCATGGTCCGATATGCCTACGACCGCGGTGTACGATATTTCGACACAGCTCGCGTCTACGCCGAAAGCGAATCGATCATGGGGCAGGGGCTGAAAGGGGTTCGCGAGAATGTTTATCTCGCCACAAAAATTGCCGACCCGCGGCCGACACACACCCGCGCCAGTCTGGAAAAATCGCTGAAAGAATTGCAGACGGACTACGTTGATTGTGCCCAAATCCACAGCCCGGCGATTGAAAAAGCGGGATTCGCGGGGGCAATGAAAATCCATGAACAATTGCTCAAGCTCAAAGACGAAGGACTCGTACGGTTCATTGGGCTGACAACACACGTTGCCTTTGAGGAAGTGGCCAAACTGGTCGCCACCGGGGGCTTTGATCAGGTCCTGCTGGCTTACGCTTACTTCAATCGTGGATTGGACACGATGTTGTCCCACCGAAATCTCCAACATCGGGCCGTTTGCTTGGCCAAGGCGCACGAGTTGGGTATGGGGATCGTCTCCATGAAAGTTATGGGCGCAGGCGTGTTCAGTCACAATTCCGGAAACGTGGTCCCCGGCTTCGCCGCCAACCGCCTCCCCCAATTGCCCGGTGCAGCCATTCGATGGGTCCTGAACGACGAGCGGATTTCGATGCTCAACATCGGCATCTCGATCCCTCAGGACATTGATGACAACATCGCCGTTCTGTCCGAAAATTTGAAGCTCACCAACAAGGACCGACGCCTATTAGCCGAATTCTCCGGAGAAGCCTACGAAGCCAAACCGTTCAGCGAGATGAAAACGGTATGA
- a CDS encoding ABC-F family ATP-binding cassette domain-containing protein: MAVLLQIRDAHKSYGEQTLLDGAEATIIDDVKVGFVGRNGAGKSTLLRILLGDEELDSGEVIRHPQLKLGYLRQHDPFKAGESALDFLMRDSEQPDWKCGEVAGEFELKGAYLEGPVKELSGGWQTRVKLAALLLHEPNLLLLDEPTNFLDLRTQILLEHFLRHYKQACLIVSHDRAFLNATCAHTLDLTRGKLTMYPGPINAYLDMVEETRIRDERTNAAVVSKQKQLQRFIDKNRANANTASQARSKAKQLERLQVTEIESEEPNAFIRTPIVEPRKGAAIRCEKLAIGYPDHTVATGINIEIEYGERAAIVGDNGQGKTTFLRTLVDSLKPHAGSVRWGYHCDVGVYAQHVYTSLPPEQTVQQYLEYHALPGTPLQAILKVAGSMLFRGGAVNKTVSVLSGGERARLCMAGLLLGEHNVLVLDEPGNHLDVDTIEALATALVDYQGTVIFTSHDRHFMKQVATCIIEVRDGHVNNYGRDYEAYLFAVNKEIDDGERERNASMAKALPGKPMKAAAKTARRDERKIRKEQSKTEKAIARLDDEKTSLSKQLLTETDPDEALRLHNEVKLLEDKLAEAEERWCELQEELESAF; this comes from the coding sequence ATGGCTGTATTGCTGCAAATTAGAGACGCTCACAAGAGTTATGGTGAACAGACGCTCCTAGACGGCGCCGAAGCGACGATCATTGACGATGTCAAAGTCGGGTTTGTTGGCCGCAACGGTGCCGGCAAGTCGACGTTGTTGCGGATTCTGCTGGGGGATGAGGAGCTGGACAGCGGCGAAGTCATTCGCCACCCGCAACTCAAACTCGGCTATTTGCGTCAACACGATCCGTTCAAAGCGGGAGAGTCCGCGCTCGATTTTCTGATGCGCGATAGCGAGCAACCCGATTGGAAGTGCGGCGAGGTCGCCGGCGAATTCGAATTGAAGGGCGCCTATCTCGAAGGCCCCGTCAAAGAGCTGTCCGGTGGTTGGCAAACGCGTGTCAAACTCGCCGCGCTGCTGCTGCACGAACCAAATTTGCTGCTGTTGGACGAACCGACAAACTTTCTCGACCTCCGTACGCAGATTTTGTTAGAGCACTTTTTAAGGCATTACAAACAGGCGTGCTTGATCGTCTCGCACGACCGGGCATTTTTGAATGCCACGTGCGCGCACACTCTGGATCTCACCCGCGGCAAGTTGACGATGTATCCCGGGCCGATCAACGCCTATCTCGACATGGTCGAAGAGACCCGGATACGCGACGAACGGACCAACGCCGCTGTGGTCTCCAAGCAAAAACAACTGCAACGCTTTATTGACAAAAATCGCGCCAATGCCAATACGGCGTCCCAAGCGCGCTCCAAGGCCAAACAACTCGAACGGTTGCAGGTTACGGAGATCGAAAGCGAAGAGCCGAACGCATTTATCCGCACGCCGATCGTCGAGCCGCGCAAGGGGGCAGCAATTCGTTGCGAGAAGCTTGCCATCGGATACCCCGACCACACCGTGGCGACGGGAATCAACATCGAGATCGAATATGGTGAGCGGGCGGCGATTGTCGGTGACAACGGCCAAGGTAAAACGACGTTTCTGCGCACACTCGTCGACTCACTCAAACCGCATGCGGGGAGCGTGCGTTGGGGATATCATTGCGACGTGGGTGTCTACGCGCAACACGTTTATACCAGCCTGCCGCCGGAACAAACCGTCCAGCAATATCTGGAATACCACGCGCTCCCCGGTACGCCGCTACAGGCGATTTTGAAAGTCGCCGGCTCGATGTTGTTTCGCGGCGGCGCCGTCAACAAGACGGTTTCGGTGCTTTCAGGGGGCGAACGAGCGCGGCTTTGCATGGCGGGACTGTTGCTCGGCGAACATAACGTGCTCGTGCTGGACGAACCGGGAAACCATCTGGATGTCGACACGATCGAGGCGCTGGCGACGGCGTTGGTCGATTATCAAGGGACGGTCATTTTCACCAGCCATGACCGGCACTTCATGAAACAGGTCGCCACCTGCATCATCGAAGTTCGCGACGGTCATGTGAACAACTATGGCCGGGATTACGAGGCGTATCTGTTCGCGGTGAACAAGGAAATCGACGACGGCGAACGAGAACGCAATGCGTCGATGGCCAAGGCGCTGCCCGGAAAACCGATGAAAGCCGCCGCCAAAACCGCCCGCCGCGATGAACGTAAAATACGCAAAGAGCAATCCAAAACCGAAAAAGCCATCGCCCGACTCGATGACGAGAAGACCTCGTTGAGCAAACAACTGCTCACAGAAACTGATCCAGACGAAGCACTGCGATTGCACAATGAAGTGAAACTGTTGGAAGATAAGCTTGCAGAAGCGGAAGAGCGATGGTGCGAATTGCAAGAAGAACTGGAATCGGCTTTTTAG
- a CDS encoding HDOD domain-containing protein, producing the protein MIVNYTFSDDAAHLVQPRGVGLAWDRITQPNVPCGLIDSPRFQMLDFLMADIAWSSILDESLGSFTLAELPPTLELPALPHAVTQFTEKAGQDEVDLLELAKIVETDTGLTVELLRHVNSTYVGLRNKAKSVHQAMSMLGLRQTKNFVITTGMRGAVQSRQSKLINQSSFWNANLQKALFAREVAKLLKTDEDIAFSGALLQDFLMPVLTNDLMTEYMQFIQTREQQTQGLPEFEQAVFGWDHAIASACLARRWKLPDELVCCMLTHHYGLRILGHPVLGRSPAAAVALSAMLPDQLRQSRLGLDLLQRLQTKWKAFDLIAIAEKVDALHEENAMGVKNDFPLARRCQAAANSAEAYADGTLTRLAS; encoded by the coding sequence ATGATCGTGAACTATACTTTCAGCGATGATGCAGCGCACTTGGTCCAGCCGCGCGGAGTCGGGTTGGCATGGGACCGCATCACGCAACCAAACGTGCCTTGCGGGCTGATTGATTCTCCTCGATTTCAGATGTTGGATTTCCTCATGGCGGATATTGCATGGTCGTCGATTCTTGACGAGTCATTGGGAAGTTTTACGCTGGCTGAATTGCCGCCGACGTTGGAACTCCCCGCACTGCCGCACGCGGTGACGCAATTCACCGAAAAAGCGGGGCAAGATGAAGTCGACTTACTGGAGCTGGCAAAGATCGTCGAGACCGACACTGGACTGACAGTTGAGTTGCTCCGGCATGTGAATTCGACCTATGTCGGCCTACGCAATAAAGCCAAATCCGTGCATCAAGCGATGTCGATGCTGGGCTTACGGCAAACCAAAAACTTTGTGATCACCACTGGCATGCGGGGAGCCGTGCAGTCACGGCAATCGAAACTGATCAATCAATCGTCGTTCTGGAATGCGAACCTGCAAAAAGCTTTGTTTGCGCGCGAAGTTGCTAAGCTGTTGAAGACTGATGAAGACATCGCGTTCTCCGGTGCGTTGTTGCAGGATTTTTTGATGCCGGTCCTCACCAATGACTTGATGACTGAATACATGCAATTCATTCAAACCCGCGAGCAACAAACGCAGGGATTGCCGGAATTTGAGCAAGCGGTATTTGGCTGGGACCACGCCATCGCCAGTGCCTGTTTGGCGCGTCGTTGGAAATTGCCCGATGAACTAGTGTGTTGCATGCTGACCCACCACTACGGCTTGCGAATTCTGGGGCACCCCGTCTTGGGCCGGTCACCCGCGGCCGCTGTGGCGCTTTCCGCCATGCTCCCCGATCAACTGCGCCAAAGTCGCCTCGGCTTGGATCTGTTGCAACGTCTGCAAACAAAGTGGAAAGCGTTTGATCTGATCGCTATCGCAGAAAAGGTCGACGCGCTGCACGAAGAAAATGCCATGGGCGTCAAAAACGACTTTCCCTTAGCGAGGCGCTGCCAAGCTGCGGCGAACAGCGCCGAAGCATATGCTGACGGAACCTTGACGCGGCTTGCGTCATAA
- a CDS encoding DUF1501 domain-containing protein: MLTLLGSSAPYCDGLSRRSFLQIGSLAVGGLSLPQLLAAEDAAGTGTRKHSVIMVYLTGGLSHQDTFDLKPDAPDGIRGEFTPIDSNVPGIQVGNLLPKTAQLMDKIAVIRSIVGLRDEHSSFQNVTGFPKGESERDGHPSFGSIISHEVGSADGVTPAFVDLFPTMQHRPYNSPGSGVLGPTHAGIKADGEDLASMKLRYIEGGRFDNRQKLLASLDDYRRQVDNEQLSGVDSNYERAFSVLTSSKLVDALDVENEDPRLRERYGKGSAKHLGDGAPMWNDQLLAARRLVEAGVRCVTVAYGFWDTHGNNFGHLKKHLPLFDTGVSALVQDIYDRGLDQDVSVVVWGEFGRTPKINDKAGRDHWARVSHALLSGGNMPTGQVIGSTDKIAGEAQTRPVHYQDVLATLYHNLGVEPHRFIRRAGGATVPILPGSARIISELT; encoded by the coding sequence ATGTTAACGCTGTTGGGATCAAGTGCGCCGTATTGTGACGGATTGTCGCGCCGCTCGTTTCTACAAATTGGCAGCCTGGCTGTCGGCGGGTTGAGCCTGCCGCAACTCCTCGCCGCCGAAGATGCTGCTGGAACGGGAACGCGCAAGCATTCGGTGATTATGGTCTACCTGACCGGGGGCCTTTCGCACCAAGATACCTTCGACCTCAAGCCCGATGCGCCCGACGGGATTCGCGGCGAGTTCACACCGATTGACAGTAACGTTCCCGGCATTCAAGTGGGGAATCTGTTGCCCAAGACGGCGCAACTGATGGACAAGATCGCAGTAATTCGCTCGATCGTCGGACTCCGCGACGAACATTCCAGCTTTCAAAATGTGACTGGCTTTCCCAAAGGTGAAAGCGAGCGAGACGGCCACCCGAGTTTCGGTTCGATCATCTCCCACGAAGTCGGCTCGGCCGATGGAGTCACGCCCGCGTTCGTCGACCTGTTTCCAACGATGCAGCACCGTCCCTACAACAGTCCCGGTTCGGGAGTCCTAGGCCCTACGCATGCCGGCATCAAAGCCGATGGCGAAGATCTGGCCAGTATGAAGTTGCGGTATATCGAAGGGGGCCGTTTCGACAATCGTCAAAAACTGCTCGCCAGTCTCGATGATTATCGCCGCCAGGTGGACAACGAACAGTTGAGCGGCGTCGATTCGAATTACGAACGGGCCTTCAGCGTTTTGACCTCCAGCAAACTGGTCGACGCGCTCGACGTGGAAAACGAAGACCCACGACTCCGTGAACGATACGGTAAAGGTTCCGCAAAGCACCTGGGCGACGGAGCCCCGATGTGGAACGACCAACTACTGGCCGCCCGCCGACTTGTCGAAGCGGGTGTCCGCTGCGTCACGGTGGCATATGGATTCTGGGATACCCACGGCAATAATTTCGGTCACTTGAAAAAACATCTGCCGCTCTTCGATACAGGTGTCTCGGCGCTCGTGCAAGATATTTATGACCGCGGACTGGATCAAGACGTCTCCGTCGTCGTCTGGGGTGAATTCGGTCGCACACCAAAAATCAACGACAAAGCCGGACGCGATCACTGGGCGCGGGTCAGCCATGCCCTGCTGTCCGGCGGCAATATGCCAACGGGGCAGGTGATCGGTTCGACTGACAAAATCGCCGGCGAAGCGCAAACCCGTCCCGTGCACTACCAAGACGTGTTGGCGACGTTGTATCACAACCTGGGCGTCGAACCGCACCGCTTCATTCGCCGCGCCGGCGGAGCAACCGTACCTATCCTGCCCGGCAGCGCAAGAATCATCTCCGAACTCACCTAG